In the Hylaeus volcanicus isolate JK05 chromosome 1, UHH_iyHylVolc1.0_haploid, whole genome shotgun sequence genome, one interval contains:
- the LOC128882237 gene encoding myb-like protein X isoform X1 has protein sequence MIVSTILSSVTGFHRRYSNEAGRNAELTMETEVRTLKQELVRTQEALKTATKRCRDLVKELDNRTTGHESERTLRDQQLSRILRALLVLEARLKQEQKSIRQLLCEKDNVIRNQQLEIARLRRYTKNYIKCKREQTLISASMKIETTSNIEECDLQASSIEVDSKQDSGISKDIQNLKCEIITKLSPSVVLEDLDRGVKKTHSFAGSDISKTSLTSSENTDVSIITTTTEGSPSLLSTEGFCEGESTDVSPGSTLNKSSRYTPTMVTDSENETTMIYDDNDDETTITESCTKLAKKRIGVGRSKTQKACKTKETIEAMSIARTESKDDGMDCNFASEDEEKEQEPIYVNACNETISRNTEHAGNTIPETSKTNEDYSNDNSTNDNGSNNNNDSTVSPKMEMEEEQTMEETSGNWYSDPDEDRINDDVFRHSTYRPNSNHNSVLECVNQILLRDMEEEENIMSVPRRFKHRGRIVRFQPARLSDIESVGSEMERKNSEEAITEKEVSNNDFNDVPASSFEPTATEDEFGMSLAQTVPLTIANKISNHESSLEESEESKAIPIVIIEPKVEVKETRHATFPSPQTSQKTKTSINATNPPLKLERIEEKTCLQMSTKGLTIAKNLDYEDIESLPEIISPPPKTPPALPPKPQFKNNTLILKKIPSPSFLIDETRKKQPLLESSSSEHGKKIFGFISSPLKSAGINVTSARSLNFEEAINKVTGINEEGNFWRNRFNNVRSSFRTRQNHETGGEQTKKIPRVTNIVRHFEEFKIGGETEDPAKERSKTKEKHVHPEFDQEFDIRQNFEEFNLDECNLSDDPDRPEGDGSERLGNLVATVSQNEKTAATKDNNNVPLAATNSSSGYDHFLEATGLSNKSILTPSRLLSNHKSMLKPKDVKYKNKIKATAVLEKHGVSTTNNTTHVRHWTGPFV, from the exons ATGGAAACCGAGGTGCGGACGCTAAAGCAAGAGCTGGTTCGCACCCAGGAGGCCCTGAAGACAGCCACGAAGCGATGCCGCGACCTGGTGAAGGAGTTGGACAACCGCACCACGGGTCACGAGTCCGAGAGGACGCTCCGGGATCAGCAACTCTCGCGGATCCTTCGCGCCCTGTTGGTCTTGGAGGCGCGGCTCAAGCAGGAGCAAAAGTCGATCAGGCAACTGCTATGCGAGAAGGACAACGTCATCAGGAACCAGCAGCTGGAAATCGCCAGGCTTAGGCGTTACACCAAAAACTACATCAAATGCAAGCGCGAGCAGACGCTTATCTCAGCCTCGATGAAGATAGAAACGACGAGCAACATCGAGGAGTGCGATCTGCAAGCGTCCAGCATCGAA GTGGACTCCAAGCAGGATAGCGGTATCAGCAAGGACATTCAGAACTTAAAATGCGAGATAATCACGAAGCTGAGCCCGTCCGTAGTGCTGGAAGACTTGGACAGAGGCGTTAAGAAGACTCACAGCTTCGCTGGCAGCGATATCTCAAAAACGAGTTTAACGAGTAGCGAGAACACGGACGTGTCTATTATCACGACCACCACGGAGGGCAGCCCTTCGTTGCTCAGTACGGAGGGTTTCTGTGAAGGCGAGAGCACGGACGTGTCGCCTGGCTCGACGCTGAACAAATCCAGCAGGTATACACCGACGATGGTTACCGACAGCGAGAACGAGACGACGATGATctacgacgacaacgacgacgaaacTACGATCACGGAGAGCTGTACCAAGTTGGCTAAAAAGAGGATAGGAGTCGGTAGGTCGAAGACGCAGAAGGCTTGCAAAACCAAGGAGACGATCGAAGCCATGAGCATCGCGAGGACGGAGAGCAAGGACGACGGGATGGACTGTAATTTCGCCTCGGAGGACGAGGAAAAGGAGCAAGAACCTATTTACGTTAACGCTTGCAACGAGACCATTTCTAGGAACACGGAGCACGCGGGAAACACCATACCGGAAACGTCGAAAACGAATGAAGATTATAGTAACGATAATAGTACCAACGATAACGGCAGTAACAACAATAACGACAGCACTGT atctCCAAAAATGGAAATGGAGGAGGAACAGACCATGGAAGAGACCAGTGGGAACTGGTACAGTGACCCAGACGAGGATAGGATCAACGACGACGTTTTCAGGCACAGCACGTATCGACCAAACAGTAACCACAACTCCGTTTTAGAATGTGTGAACCAGATCCTTCTGAGAGACatggaggaggaggaaaaCATTATGTCGGTACCTAGGAGGTTTAAACACCGAGGAAGAATCGTTCGGTTTCAACCAGCAAGGTTATCCGACATCGAGTCGGTGGGTTCTGAAATGGAAAGGAAGAACTCTGAAGAAGCCATTACAGAAAAGGaagtatctaacaatgacTTCAACGATGTCCCTGCCAGCAGCTTCGAGCCCACTGCTACAGAGGACGAGTTCGGAATGAGTCTCGCTCAAACAGTCCCCTTGACtattgcaaataaaatcaGCAATCACGAGTCAAGCCTCGAGGAATCAGAGGAGTCGAAAGCCATTCCTATTGTTATTATAGAGCCAAAGGTCGAAGTAAAGGAAACCAGGCACGCGACATTCCCCTCGCCGCAGACTTCACAGAAGACAAAGACCTCAATCAATGCAACAAATCCTCCTTTGAAGCTAGAAAGAATCGAAGAGAAAACCTGTCTGCAAATGTCTACGAAGGGATTGACCATAGCCAAGAACCTCGACTACGAGGACATAGAATCACTTCCTGAGATAATATCACCACCTCCCAAAACGCCTCCAGCGTTACCGCCTAAGCCGCAATTCAAAAATAACACGTTGATCTTGAAGAAGATCCCTAGTCCCTCGTTCCTGATCGACGAAACGCGCAAGAAGCAGCCCTTGCTCGAGTCCAGTTCCTCCGAGCACGGCAAGAAGATTTTCGGCTTTATATCCTCCCCGTTGAAGTCTGCAGGCATCAATGTGACGTCGGCTAGAAGCCTGAACTTCGAAGAAGCCATTAACAAAGTCACGGGAATCAATGAAGAGGGGAACTTCTGGAGGAACAGGTTCAACAATGTTCGTTCCTCCTTCCGAACGCGACAAAATCACGAGACCGGTGGTGAACAAACGAAGAAGATACCCAGGGTCACGAACATCGTTCGTCACTTCGAGGAGTTCAAGATTGGTGGTGAGACAGAGGATCCAGCGAAGGAAAGAAGCAAAACGAAGGAGAAGCATGTTCATCCAGAGTTCGACCAGGAGTTTGATATCAGACAGAactttgaagaatttaatctGGACGAATGCAATCTGTCAGATGATCCTGACAGACCAGAGGGCGACGGTTCGGAGAGACTTGGCAATCTTGTCGCTACGGTTAGTCAGAACGAGAAAACTGCCGCAACCAAAGACAATAATAATGTTCCTCTTGCTGCGACTAATTCGAGCAGCGGTTACGATCACTTCCTGGAAGCAACGGGTCTTAGCAATAAATCCATCCTAACGCCTTCGAGGTTGTTGAGTAATCACAAAAGTATGCTGAAACCGAAAGACGTGAAGTATAAGAATAAGATTAAAGCGACCGCGGTGTTGGAGAAGCACGGTGTATCTACGACTAATAATACCACTCATGTCAGACATTGGACTGGGCCGTTTGTCTGA
- the LOC128882237 gene encoding myb-like protein X isoform X3 → MSCRRKIDSKLWLDYTQAMETEVRTLKQELVRTQEALKTATKRCRDLVKELDNRTTGHESERTLRDQQLSRILRALLVLEARLKQEQKSIRQLLCEKDNVIRNQQLEIARLRRYTKNYIKCKREQTLISASMKIETTSNIEECDLQASSIEVDSKQDSGISKDIQNLKCEIITKLSPSVVLEDLDRGVKKTHSFAGSDISKTSLTSSENTDVSIITTTTEGSPSLLSTEGFCEGESTDVSPGSTLNKSSRYTPTMVTDSENETTMIYDDNDDETTITESCTKLAKKRIGVGRSKTQKACKTKETIEAMSIARTESKDDGMDCNFASEDEEKEQEPIYVNACNETISRNTEHAGNTIPETSKTNEDYSNDNSTNDNGSNNNNDSTVSPKMEMEEEQTMEETSGNWYSDPDEDRINDDVFRHSTYRPNSNHNSVLECVNQILLRDMEEEENIMSVPRRFKHRGRIVRFQPARLSDIESVGSEMERKNSEEAITEKEVSNNDFNDVPASSFEPTATEDEFGMSLAQTVPLTIANKISNHESSLEESEESKAIPIVIIEPKVEVKETRHATFPSPQTSQKTKTSINATNPPLKLERIEEKTCLQMSTKGLTIAKNLDYEDIESLPEIISPPPKTPPALPPKPQFKNNTLILKKIPSPSFLIDETRKKQPLLESSSSEHGKKIFGFISSPLKSAGINVTSARSLNFEEAINKVTGINEEGNFWRNRFNNVRSSFRTRQNHETGGEQTKKIPRVTNIVRHFEEFKIGGETEDPAKERSKTKEKHVHPEFDQEFDIRQNFEEFNLDECNLSDDPDRPEGDGSERLGNLVATVSQNEKTAATKDNNNVPLAATNSSSGYDHFLEATGLSNKSILTPSRLLSNHKSMLKPKDVKYKNKIKATAVLEKHGVSTTNNTTHVRHWTGPFV, encoded by the exons ATGGAAACCGAGGTGCGGACGCTAAAGCAAGAGCTGGTTCGCACCCAGGAGGCCCTGAAGACAGCCACGAAGCGATGCCGCGACCTGGTGAAGGAGTTGGACAACCGCACCACGGGTCACGAGTCCGAGAGGACGCTCCGGGATCAGCAACTCTCGCGGATCCTTCGCGCCCTGTTGGTCTTGGAGGCGCGGCTCAAGCAGGAGCAAAAGTCGATCAGGCAACTGCTATGCGAGAAGGACAACGTCATCAGGAACCAGCAGCTGGAAATCGCCAGGCTTAGGCGTTACACCAAAAACTACATCAAATGCAAGCGCGAGCAGACGCTTATCTCAGCCTCGATGAAGATAGAAACGACGAGCAACATCGAGGAGTGCGATCTGCAAGCGTCCAGCATCGAA GTGGACTCCAAGCAGGATAGCGGTATCAGCAAGGACATTCAGAACTTAAAATGCGAGATAATCACGAAGCTGAGCCCGTCCGTAGTGCTGGAAGACTTGGACAGAGGCGTTAAGAAGACTCACAGCTTCGCTGGCAGCGATATCTCAAAAACGAGTTTAACGAGTAGCGAGAACACGGACGTGTCTATTATCACGACCACCACGGAGGGCAGCCCTTCGTTGCTCAGTACGGAGGGTTTCTGTGAAGGCGAGAGCACGGACGTGTCGCCTGGCTCGACGCTGAACAAATCCAGCAGGTATACACCGACGATGGTTACCGACAGCGAGAACGAGACGACGATGATctacgacgacaacgacgacgaaacTACGATCACGGAGAGCTGTACCAAGTTGGCTAAAAAGAGGATAGGAGTCGGTAGGTCGAAGACGCAGAAGGCTTGCAAAACCAAGGAGACGATCGAAGCCATGAGCATCGCGAGGACGGAGAGCAAGGACGACGGGATGGACTGTAATTTCGCCTCGGAGGACGAGGAAAAGGAGCAAGAACCTATTTACGTTAACGCTTGCAACGAGACCATTTCTAGGAACACGGAGCACGCGGGAAACACCATACCGGAAACGTCGAAAACGAATGAAGATTATAGTAACGATAATAGTACCAACGATAACGGCAGTAACAACAATAACGACAGCACTGT atctCCAAAAATGGAAATGGAGGAGGAACAGACCATGGAAGAGACCAGTGGGAACTGGTACAGTGACCCAGACGAGGATAGGATCAACGACGACGTTTTCAGGCACAGCACGTATCGACCAAACAGTAACCACAACTCCGTTTTAGAATGTGTGAACCAGATCCTTCTGAGAGACatggaggaggaggaaaaCATTATGTCGGTACCTAGGAGGTTTAAACACCGAGGAAGAATCGTTCGGTTTCAACCAGCAAGGTTATCCGACATCGAGTCGGTGGGTTCTGAAATGGAAAGGAAGAACTCTGAAGAAGCCATTACAGAAAAGGaagtatctaacaatgacTTCAACGATGTCCCTGCCAGCAGCTTCGAGCCCACTGCTACAGAGGACGAGTTCGGAATGAGTCTCGCTCAAACAGTCCCCTTGACtattgcaaataaaatcaGCAATCACGAGTCAAGCCTCGAGGAATCAGAGGAGTCGAAAGCCATTCCTATTGTTATTATAGAGCCAAAGGTCGAAGTAAAGGAAACCAGGCACGCGACATTCCCCTCGCCGCAGACTTCACAGAAGACAAAGACCTCAATCAATGCAACAAATCCTCCTTTGAAGCTAGAAAGAATCGAAGAGAAAACCTGTCTGCAAATGTCTACGAAGGGATTGACCATAGCCAAGAACCTCGACTACGAGGACATAGAATCACTTCCTGAGATAATATCACCACCTCCCAAAACGCCTCCAGCGTTACCGCCTAAGCCGCAATTCAAAAATAACACGTTGATCTTGAAGAAGATCCCTAGTCCCTCGTTCCTGATCGACGAAACGCGCAAGAAGCAGCCCTTGCTCGAGTCCAGTTCCTCCGAGCACGGCAAGAAGATTTTCGGCTTTATATCCTCCCCGTTGAAGTCTGCAGGCATCAATGTGACGTCGGCTAGAAGCCTGAACTTCGAAGAAGCCATTAACAAAGTCACGGGAATCAATGAAGAGGGGAACTTCTGGAGGAACAGGTTCAACAATGTTCGTTCCTCCTTCCGAACGCGACAAAATCACGAGACCGGTGGTGAACAAACGAAGAAGATACCCAGGGTCACGAACATCGTTCGTCACTTCGAGGAGTTCAAGATTGGTGGTGAGACAGAGGATCCAGCGAAGGAAAGAAGCAAAACGAAGGAGAAGCATGTTCATCCAGAGTTCGACCAGGAGTTTGATATCAGACAGAactttgaagaatttaatctGGACGAATGCAATCTGTCAGATGATCCTGACAGACCAGAGGGCGACGGTTCGGAGAGACTTGGCAATCTTGTCGCTACGGTTAGTCAGAACGAGAAAACTGCCGCAACCAAAGACAATAATAATGTTCCTCTTGCTGCGACTAATTCGAGCAGCGGTTACGATCACTTCCTGGAAGCAACGGGTCTTAGCAATAAATCCATCCTAACGCCTTCGAGGTTGTTGAGTAATCACAAAAGTATGCTGAAACCGAAAGACGTGAAGTATAAGAATAAGATTAAAGCGACCGCGGTGTTGGAGAAGCACGGTGTATCTACGACTAATAATACCACTCATGTCAGACATTGGACTGGGCCGTTTGTCTGA
- the LOC128882237 gene encoding myb-like protein X isoform X2, translating into MWYHREMNSIFYVDAGLKSLDPTKHDEMETEVRTLKQELVRTQEALKTATKRCRDLVKELDNRTTGHESERTLRDQQLSRILRALLVLEARLKQEQKSIRQLLCEKDNVIRNQQLEIARLRRYTKNYIKCKREQTLISASMKIETTSNIEECDLQASSIEVDSKQDSGISKDIQNLKCEIITKLSPSVVLEDLDRGVKKTHSFAGSDISKTSLTSSENTDVSIITTTTEGSPSLLSTEGFCEGESTDVSPGSTLNKSSRYTPTMVTDSENETTMIYDDNDDETTITESCTKLAKKRIGVGRSKTQKACKTKETIEAMSIARTESKDDGMDCNFASEDEEKEQEPIYVNACNETISRNTEHAGNTIPETSKTNEDYSNDNSTNDNGSNNNNDSTVSPKMEMEEEQTMEETSGNWYSDPDEDRINDDVFRHSTYRPNSNHNSVLECVNQILLRDMEEEENIMSVPRRFKHRGRIVRFQPARLSDIESVGSEMERKNSEEAITEKEVSNNDFNDVPASSFEPTATEDEFGMSLAQTVPLTIANKISNHESSLEESEESKAIPIVIIEPKVEVKETRHATFPSPQTSQKTKTSINATNPPLKLERIEEKTCLQMSTKGLTIAKNLDYEDIESLPEIISPPPKTPPALPPKPQFKNNTLILKKIPSPSFLIDETRKKQPLLESSSSEHGKKIFGFISSPLKSAGINVTSARSLNFEEAINKVTGINEEGNFWRNRFNNVRSSFRTRQNHETGGEQTKKIPRVTNIVRHFEEFKIGGETEDPAKERSKTKEKHVHPEFDQEFDIRQNFEEFNLDECNLSDDPDRPEGDGSERLGNLVATVSQNEKTAATKDNNNVPLAATNSSSGYDHFLEATGLSNKSILTPSRLLSNHKSMLKPKDVKYKNKIKATAVLEKHGVSTTNNTTHVRHWTGPFV; encoded by the exons ATGGAAACCGAGGTGCGGACGCTAAAGCAAGAGCTGGTTCGCACCCAGGAGGCCCTGAAGACAGCCACGAAGCGATGCCGCGACCTGGTGAAGGAGTTGGACAACCGCACCACGGGTCACGAGTCCGAGAGGACGCTCCGGGATCAGCAACTCTCGCGGATCCTTCGCGCCCTGTTGGTCTTGGAGGCGCGGCTCAAGCAGGAGCAAAAGTCGATCAGGCAACTGCTATGCGAGAAGGACAACGTCATCAGGAACCAGCAGCTGGAAATCGCCAGGCTTAGGCGTTACACCAAAAACTACATCAAATGCAAGCGCGAGCAGACGCTTATCTCAGCCTCGATGAAGATAGAAACGACGAGCAACATCGAGGAGTGCGATCTGCAAGCGTCCAGCATCGAA GTGGACTCCAAGCAGGATAGCGGTATCAGCAAGGACATTCAGAACTTAAAATGCGAGATAATCACGAAGCTGAGCCCGTCCGTAGTGCTGGAAGACTTGGACAGAGGCGTTAAGAAGACTCACAGCTTCGCTGGCAGCGATATCTCAAAAACGAGTTTAACGAGTAGCGAGAACACGGACGTGTCTATTATCACGACCACCACGGAGGGCAGCCCTTCGTTGCTCAGTACGGAGGGTTTCTGTGAAGGCGAGAGCACGGACGTGTCGCCTGGCTCGACGCTGAACAAATCCAGCAGGTATACACCGACGATGGTTACCGACAGCGAGAACGAGACGACGATGATctacgacgacaacgacgacgaaacTACGATCACGGAGAGCTGTACCAAGTTGGCTAAAAAGAGGATAGGAGTCGGTAGGTCGAAGACGCAGAAGGCTTGCAAAACCAAGGAGACGATCGAAGCCATGAGCATCGCGAGGACGGAGAGCAAGGACGACGGGATGGACTGTAATTTCGCCTCGGAGGACGAGGAAAAGGAGCAAGAACCTATTTACGTTAACGCTTGCAACGAGACCATTTCTAGGAACACGGAGCACGCGGGAAACACCATACCGGAAACGTCGAAAACGAATGAAGATTATAGTAACGATAATAGTACCAACGATAACGGCAGTAACAACAATAACGACAGCACTGT atctCCAAAAATGGAAATGGAGGAGGAACAGACCATGGAAGAGACCAGTGGGAACTGGTACAGTGACCCAGACGAGGATAGGATCAACGACGACGTTTTCAGGCACAGCACGTATCGACCAAACAGTAACCACAACTCCGTTTTAGAATGTGTGAACCAGATCCTTCTGAGAGACatggaggaggaggaaaaCATTATGTCGGTACCTAGGAGGTTTAAACACCGAGGAAGAATCGTTCGGTTTCAACCAGCAAGGTTATCCGACATCGAGTCGGTGGGTTCTGAAATGGAAAGGAAGAACTCTGAAGAAGCCATTACAGAAAAGGaagtatctaacaatgacTTCAACGATGTCCCTGCCAGCAGCTTCGAGCCCACTGCTACAGAGGACGAGTTCGGAATGAGTCTCGCTCAAACAGTCCCCTTGACtattgcaaataaaatcaGCAATCACGAGTCAAGCCTCGAGGAATCAGAGGAGTCGAAAGCCATTCCTATTGTTATTATAGAGCCAAAGGTCGAAGTAAAGGAAACCAGGCACGCGACATTCCCCTCGCCGCAGACTTCACAGAAGACAAAGACCTCAATCAATGCAACAAATCCTCCTTTGAAGCTAGAAAGAATCGAAGAGAAAACCTGTCTGCAAATGTCTACGAAGGGATTGACCATAGCCAAGAACCTCGACTACGAGGACATAGAATCACTTCCTGAGATAATATCACCACCTCCCAAAACGCCTCCAGCGTTACCGCCTAAGCCGCAATTCAAAAATAACACGTTGATCTTGAAGAAGATCCCTAGTCCCTCGTTCCTGATCGACGAAACGCGCAAGAAGCAGCCCTTGCTCGAGTCCAGTTCCTCCGAGCACGGCAAGAAGATTTTCGGCTTTATATCCTCCCCGTTGAAGTCTGCAGGCATCAATGTGACGTCGGCTAGAAGCCTGAACTTCGAAGAAGCCATTAACAAAGTCACGGGAATCAATGAAGAGGGGAACTTCTGGAGGAACAGGTTCAACAATGTTCGTTCCTCCTTCCGAACGCGACAAAATCACGAGACCGGTGGTGAACAAACGAAGAAGATACCCAGGGTCACGAACATCGTTCGTCACTTCGAGGAGTTCAAGATTGGTGGTGAGACAGAGGATCCAGCGAAGGAAAGAAGCAAAACGAAGGAGAAGCATGTTCATCCAGAGTTCGACCAGGAGTTTGATATCAGACAGAactttgaagaatttaatctGGACGAATGCAATCTGTCAGATGATCCTGACAGACCAGAGGGCGACGGTTCGGAGAGACTTGGCAATCTTGTCGCTACGGTTAGTCAGAACGAGAAAACTGCCGCAACCAAAGACAATAATAATGTTCCTCTTGCTGCGACTAATTCGAGCAGCGGTTACGATCACTTCCTGGAAGCAACGGGTCTTAGCAATAAATCCATCCTAACGCCTTCGAGGTTGTTGAGTAATCACAAAAGTATGCTGAAACCGAAAGACGTGAAGTATAAGAATAAGATTAAAGCGACCGCGGTGTTGGAGAAGCACGGTGTATCTACGACTAATAATACCACTCATGTCAGACATTGGACTGGGCCGTTTGTCTGA
- the LOC128882237 gene encoding myb-like protein X isoform X4, whose translation METEVRTLKQELVRTQEALKTATKRCRDLVKELDNRTTGHESERTLRDQQLSRILRALLVLEARLKQEQKSIRQLLCEKDNVIRNQQLEIARLRRYTKNYIKCKREQTLISASMKIETTSNIEECDLQASSIEVDSKQDSGISKDIQNLKCEIITKLSPSVVLEDLDRGVKKTHSFAGSDISKTSLTSSENTDVSIITTTTEGSPSLLSTEGFCEGESTDVSPGSTLNKSSRYTPTMVTDSENETTMIYDDNDDETTITESCTKLAKKRIGVGRSKTQKACKTKETIEAMSIARTESKDDGMDCNFASEDEEKEQEPIYVNACNETISRNTEHAGNTIPETSKTNEDYSNDNSTNDNGSNNNNDSTVSPKMEMEEEQTMEETSGNWYSDPDEDRINDDVFRHSTYRPNSNHNSVLECVNQILLRDMEEEENIMSVPRRFKHRGRIVRFQPARLSDIESVGSEMERKNSEEAITEKEVSNNDFNDVPASSFEPTATEDEFGMSLAQTVPLTIANKISNHESSLEESEESKAIPIVIIEPKVEVKETRHATFPSPQTSQKTKTSINATNPPLKLERIEEKTCLQMSTKGLTIAKNLDYEDIESLPEIISPPPKTPPALPPKPQFKNNTLILKKIPSPSFLIDETRKKQPLLESSSSEHGKKIFGFISSPLKSAGINVTSARSLNFEEAINKVTGINEEGNFWRNRFNNVRSSFRTRQNHETGGEQTKKIPRVTNIVRHFEEFKIGGETEDPAKERSKTKEKHVHPEFDQEFDIRQNFEEFNLDECNLSDDPDRPEGDGSERLGNLVATVSQNEKTAATKDNNNVPLAATNSSSGYDHFLEATGLSNKSILTPSRLLSNHKSMLKPKDVKYKNKIKATAVLEKHGVSTTNNTTHVRHWTGPFV comes from the exons ATGGAAACCGAGGTGCGGACGCTAAAGCAAGAGCTGGTTCGCACCCAGGAGGCCCTGAAGACAGCCACGAAGCGATGCCGCGACCTGGTGAAGGAGTTGGACAACCGCACCACGGGTCACGAGTCCGAGAGGACGCTCCGGGATCAGCAACTCTCGCGGATCCTTCGCGCCCTGTTGGTCTTGGAGGCGCGGCTCAAGCAGGAGCAAAAGTCGATCAGGCAACTGCTATGCGAGAAGGACAACGTCATCAGGAACCAGCAGCTGGAAATCGCCAGGCTTAGGCGTTACACCAAAAACTACATCAAATGCAAGCGCGAGCAGACGCTTATCTCAGCCTCGATGAAGATAGAAACGACGAGCAACATCGAGGAGTGCGATCTGCAAGCGTCCAGCATCGAA GTGGACTCCAAGCAGGATAGCGGTATCAGCAAGGACATTCAGAACTTAAAATGCGAGATAATCACGAAGCTGAGCCCGTCCGTAGTGCTGGAAGACTTGGACAGAGGCGTTAAGAAGACTCACAGCTTCGCTGGCAGCGATATCTCAAAAACGAGTTTAACGAGTAGCGAGAACACGGACGTGTCTATTATCACGACCACCACGGAGGGCAGCCCTTCGTTGCTCAGTACGGAGGGTTTCTGTGAAGGCGAGAGCACGGACGTGTCGCCTGGCTCGACGCTGAACAAATCCAGCAGGTATACACCGACGATGGTTACCGACAGCGAGAACGAGACGACGATGATctacgacgacaacgacgacgaaacTACGATCACGGAGAGCTGTACCAAGTTGGCTAAAAAGAGGATAGGAGTCGGTAGGTCGAAGACGCAGAAGGCTTGCAAAACCAAGGAGACGATCGAAGCCATGAGCATCGCGAGGACGGAGAGCAAGGACGACGGGATGGACTGTAATTTCGCCTCGGAGGACGAGGAAAAGGAGCAAGAACCTATTTACGTTAACGCTTGCAACGAGACCATTTCTAGGAACACGGAGCACGCGGGAAACACCATACCGGAAACGTCGAAAACGAATGAAGATTATAGTAACGATAATAGTACCAACGATAACGGCAGTAACAACAATAACGACAGCACTGT atctCCAAAAATGGAAATGGAGGAGGAACAGACCATGGAAGAGACCAGTGGGAACTGGTACAGTGACCCAGACGAGGATAGGATCAACGACGACGTTTTCAGGCACAGCACGTATCGACCAAACAGTAACCACAACTCCGTTTTAGAATGTGTGAACCAGATCCTTCTGAGAGACatggaggaggaggaaaaCATTATGTCGGTACCTAGGAGGTTTAAACACCGAGGAAGAATCGTTCGGTTTCAACCAGCAAGGTTATCCGACATCGAGTCGGTGGGTTCTGAAATGGAAAGGAAGAACTCTGAAGAAGCCATTACAGAAAAGGaagtatctaacaatgacTTCAACGATGTCCCTGCCAGCAGCTTCGAGCCCACTGCTACAGAGGACGAGTTCGGAATGAGTCTCGCTCAAACAGTCCCCTTGACtattgcaaataaaatcaGCAATCACGAGTCAAGCCTCGAGGAATCAGAGGAGTCGAAAGCCATTCCTATTGTTATTATAGAGCCAAAGGTCGAAGTAAAGGAAACCAGGCACGCGACATTCCCCTCGCCGCAGACTTCACAGAAGACAAAGACCTCAATCAATGCAACAAATCCTCCTTTGAAGCTAGAAAGAATCGAAGAGAAAACCTGTCTGCAAATGTCTACGAAGGGATTGACCATAGCCAAGAACCTCGACTACGAGGACATAGAATCACTTCCTGAGATAATATCACCACCTCCCAAAACGCCTCCAGCGTTACCGCCTAAGCCGCAATTCAAAAATAACACGTTGATCTTGAAGAAGATCCCTAGTCCCTCGTTCCTGATCGACGAAACGCGCAAGAAGCAGCCCTTGCTCGAGTCCAGTTCCTCCGAGCACGGCAAGAAGATTTTCGGCTTTATATCCTCCCCGTTGAAGTCTGCAGGCATCAATGTGACGTCGGCTAGAAGCCTGAACTTCGAAGAAGCCATTAACAAAGTCACGGGAATCAATGAAGAGGGGAACTTCTGGAGGAACAGGTTCAACAATGTTCGTTCCTCCTTCCGAACGCGACAAAATCACGAGACCGGTGGTGAACAAACGAAGAAGATACCCAGGGTCACGAACATCGTTCGTCACTTCGAGGAGTTCAAGATTGGTGGTGAGACAGAGGATCCAGCGAAGGAAAGAAGCAAAACGAAGGAGAAGCATGTTCATCCAGAGTTCGACCAGGAGTTTGATATCAGACAGAactttgaagaatttaatctGGACGAATGCAATCTGTCAGATGATCCTGACAGACCAGAGGGCGACGGTTCGGAGAGACTTGGCAATCTTGTCGCTACGGTTAGTCAGAACGAGAAAACTGCCGCAACCAAAGACAATAATAATGTTCCTCTTGCTGCGACTAATTCGAGCAGCGGTTACGATCACTTCCTGGAAGCAACGGGTCTTAGCAATAAATCCATCCTAACGCCTTCGAGGTTGTTGAGTAATCACAAAAGTATGCTGAAACCGAAAGACGTGAAGTATAAGAATAAGATTAAAGCGACCGCGGTGTTGGAGAAGCACGGTGTATCTACGACTAATAATACCACTCATGTCAGACATTGGACTGGGCCGTTTGTCTGA